In Xiphophorus hellerii strain 12219 chromosome 8, Xiphophorus_hellerii-4.1, whole genome shotgun sequence, the genomic window CGAACTTAGTTATTTAGAGAATAACATGGAAGAAAATATAGatacatattttgaaatgtgaGGAACTGTCTTAATGTGTGTGTGCgataaaatattatgttttggAGTAATTTAATATTCACTGTTTTGTCATGATGACGCATTTGTTATTtgatacatttaaacaaaaataatttccccACACAACAATATCAAAATTGTAATATATCAGAcatgttaaattgttttttccGTTGCATTATGACTGCGGGACTTTCCTATTTCTTTATGAGCTTGGGAGATTTCCAGATGGTTAAAAGCAGACTGCAGTGCACGCTCTTTCCCCCTCCCTTCTCTCTTGCTGAGTCAGAGGCATGGATCGATGCCTTCATTGGTTCTGTCCTTGCATCACACCGCTCAGAGTTTGGAGGAGGGTGGGGGTGGCGGAGGCTACCCTTGAAACAGAGGCTCAGCATCTCTAGAATGCTGAATTGCGTCAGAATATATTAGAACAACACCCTCAGTCAAGGCAAAAGTAGAAGGAGTTTTACTGCAGTGGAAGCTCAGACAGAAAATTGAGAAAGTCCCAGATACACAACAGGTTGCGCATAAGAGAATAGTGCTGTCATTCTAAATaagttgatttttctgttttttttttttgttttcttttcttaggAGACAATCCACCAGCTGGACAATGAACTGAAGAGCACCAAATGGGAGATGGCTCGTCATCTCCGTGAGTATCAGGACCTGCTGAATGTCAAGATGGCCCTGGATATTGAAATTGCTGCATACAGGTAAAGTATTGAAACATTACTCCTAATTGTTTCATTGGACTTACACAAACTAAATGATCAATAAATGGACTCTGTTTCTAACCAGGAAACTCCTTGAGGGAGAGGAGACCCACTTCAGCAGCTTCCCATATCGCCAGGCTGTTACTTCTAGTAAAATCTCCAAACCTAAATCTGAGGCCTCAAAGCTGAAAGTCCAACACAAGTTTGTGGAGGAGATCATCGAGGAGACACGGGTGGAGGATGATAAGGTGGACATTGATGAGGCTCTGGCAGAGATAGCACAGGAGCTCTCCGCTACACCAGGAGAAGGAGGCGAGGAGGAAGAAGGGGAAGAGGAGGGGGGAGAGGAAGAGCAGGATGCTGAGGAAgaggcagcagaagaagaagaagttgtaGCTGCCACCAAAGACAAAGTTACTGCTAGTGCTCCTTCtaaggatgaggatgaggaggaaaaaGGTGACGATGAGGGAGAAGAAGGTGAGGGTGAAGGTGATGAaggagaaaaggaggaggaagctgGGGAGggagaagatgaagaagaaaagggGGGTGAGGCAGAGGAAGGTAATGAAGAGGgcggagaaggaggagaagaggaagaagttGAGGAAACAGTGTTGTGCTCCAAAGCTCCAGAGTCCAAAGCTTCTCCTGACAAAGAGAAAGGTGGAGAAAAAGAAGGTAGTgcaggagaagaggaggaggccgGAGCCGAAGAGGAAGGtgctgaaaaagaagaagagaatgAAGATGATAACGCATCAAAGAGTGTAGatgagaaggaagaaaaagatgaagcagagaaggataaagaggaagatgaaaagGAGGTAAAAGATGAgaaagcagataaaacagaaaaagctgtTCCAAAGTCAGAAGCTTCAAAAACTGAGGCCAACAAGGAAGAAGCCCCAAAACCAGAGGGGTCAAAGTCCCCTAAGTCTGAATCTCCAGTGGCAGGTTCCCCAAAGTCTGAATCCCCAAAACCTGGTTCTCCCAAGTCTGAATCCCCAAAACCTGGTTCTCCCAAGTCTGAATCACCTAAACCTGGTTCTCCCAAGTCTGAATCACCTAAACCAAGTTCTCCCAAGTCTGAATCACCCAAACCAGGTTCTCCCAAGTCTGAATCACCCAAACCAGGATCTCCCAAGTCTGAATCACCCAAACCAGGATCTCCCAAGTCTGAATCACCCAAACCAGGTTCTCCTAAATCTGAATCTCCAAAACGAGAGTCTCCTAAAGCTGAGTCCCCCAAGTCTGCTTCTCCAAAGCCTGAATCACCCAAAGAAATCTCACCCAAGGCAGAATCCCTAAAGCCTAGCTCCCCCAAATCTGAGTCCCCCAAGTCTGACACCACCAAAGCTGAGGCTCCCAAAGAGgacaaatctgaaaagaagaGTGATTCAACAGAAGATAAAAAGGTAGAAAAGAAAGATGTTGCCATGAATGGCGAGGTGGAGAAGAGTAgcccagaagaaaaagagaagaaagatgCAGACGTGATTGCTAACGGTGTAGATGAGAGCCCTGTTAAGGAAGATGGCAGCCAGAAAGTGGTGATCACTAAAACCGTGGAGACAATTACCACTGGAGAAGATGGATCCAAGCACGTCACAAAATCCATCACAGTGACAGAAACAGTGAAAGAGGGTGAGGAGGTGCTACAGGAGAAGCTTGTTTCCACCAAGAAGACAGAGAAGCAGTCTACCCAGTCTGTCAAGCAAGTGGCAGAAGCCGAATGAGCAGACTCCGGACGGCGTAGCTAAAGTAGAAGGAGAGGAGGGGGCAATCGTGAGAGGGGCATAAGCTAGAGGAGAGAACATAAGCAATCCACAAAGAACTAACGTAACAATGAAATACATACAGCTAGAGCGATGTAACGAAACCACACTAAAAGCAAATTATAGAGAgaagccaaaataaaacatgacaaacttCAAACCTGCATGTTGAGTGAAAGCTTTAAGCGAGCTTCGCCGCTGATGCAGCGAAGAGCAAGCGACTGAGACATTTTATCCTCTTTTAGgttctttctgcttttataaGGTGATCCCAGGAGTAGGAAGAAGGGATGGGGTATCTGCATGCTAGCTCAGAAGGGTGGAGTACTTTCCTCTCTTATCTGTTTGTTTGGTAGAAATGCACTTTAAAGAGATAACTTAACATGAGACTGTTGAGGAGATTTTTGAGTTAAAGTAGTCGGGGTGGGTTTGGGCAGGTGGAGGGTCCTCGGCGCAGACATGCACTCTACTGAAGAAGCCTTACTAGACTTGTGAAGATGCCATCTGAGCCAGAAACAGTAACAAACAATAAATGCGAAACATGAGTTGGAGAAACACATAACCATACCAGTATACATCCAGTAACTGAAGCAATGACAGCTTAACAAATCTGAGAAAACTCCTAGCCTTAAACATGCTTTTTATCACTGTCTGTTATGTTTACCTGAGAGCAACTTAGACAAATGTAATTGTGCATCCTTGTATGCATAGAATGAACTTGAatttaattacagaaataaatgaggTGCTACTGTTTGCAGTCCCATAACTTTACTCATCTTGAACTACTTCCCAGCAGCCTTTGCTCAATAAATATcataacaaaaccaaaacaacatcGTCTCTTGTCCTTTTTGTAGTCATACTGGGTTATGTTTGAATAAACCTATCCTCCAGATATTTTGGAAATGGTTTCTATTTCATATTATAATAAATACTTTACTCTTTTACTcttcattttaatataaagaATGACTTTAAATGAAGCTTTATTGGTTATTTTTAGATATATGAAGgactatttttttctgtaagtataAAAATAAGCCCAATAAGACATGATTGATTTGATGACAGGGAAAGTAAATGTCCACACATTAGTCAGCAAAAAGTGTGTAagactgtgtttaaaaaaacccaaaaaaccaCAAAGGCAACCTTGTGTTGCCTATCTGATTAAGAGTGCTGCAGTCTATTCATATTAATGCATAAGTAGACATCATTGATACAgcagacttgttttttttaaaataaatcgaTAGATGGCTGCTAGTACATAACAGACTATAAAAGTTTATAACATACAGTTTAATTGCTTCTTTGCTTTGTGTCATGCATATAAGTTTCAGAGTATCAAACAAATTATCAGGGAAATTTAAGCTAAGTACGTAAGAGTAGCAATTTACAATCATTGATTTCACATTCTATGGATAACAGATGTACAAACCAACTTGGctctatataaaaaatataattgccCCCTTAACAGAAAAATGATTTGTACCACACTTGGCAACAGTAATTGATATCAAGCTTTTGCAGTTGGAATAAATGGCTATTGGTCTTTAATATCATTGGATACATTTTGGCCCACTTTTCTTTgcataattgttttaattcagactCATTACAGGGTTTTTCCAGCATAAACAGCCCGTCGAAGGTCACATCACAGCATCTCAATTGGATTcctaaatttctttttcttgtcataGTTGGGTGAGCTAGAGTGAATTAATTGGTGGATGGATATTCTTCAGCATATTGTGGTAAAGACTGAAAAGCAGTGCATCGTTAATTGCAGCAAGTAGAACAGGTCCAGAAGCATTAAATCATCCCTAGATCAATACACTACCACAACCATGTTGGACAGTAGGTATGATGTATCTTTTCTGATATGGCTTTAATTTAATTGTCTACTGCaagtaagacattttattggtcataatgtttattttaaactaagCAATTCAATTTAATAAGGAACTATAccatcagcttttcttttttttgtagtgGTATGTTTTACACTGGAGGCTATTCCTACAAAAGACATAAGCTTTTGTAGGAACCACATTAACCACAAGCttaattgtacaaaaataaaaataaaaattctccGTAAATAGTCATCTGACTCAAACCTGATGATAGTTTGTAGGGATAGTAAATAGCAATCACACTGACTGCTAAtgctttttctgtaaaaagtcTCTCAAAAAGTGATGTGAGACTTTTTAACATGGGATAAGTCTGAATTTATCTCAGCTCCACTCTGATGTATTAGTTCTAAATGGAGTACGTGTTTTTCCTCCCAACAAAACTtgattagaaaataaaagaaacaatttttccCATTAACCTAATTTGCTTAGACGTGTTACACATTTTTTGCAAACACAATACTATTGTCTTAACTGTACCCAAAACAAATTCTAGGATCTCTATACAGTAATCTATTTCAAATGTGACAGCAGCTTTGAGATTTATAGAACAGGGTTTCCAATAAGCCTTGTGTATGCTACTTTGGGAAATTGACTAGTTGTTGGCATATTAGTCAACTCAATGACAAGACATCTGTTTTATACAAGTGAGTAATATTGACTGCTTACAATGTCACAACAGAATCCTACTTCTAGAAATAAgaatttttgctttattttagttAAGTAGTGACTTTTGCTATATTTGTGTCTTATGTATAGTTTAAGAGTattaagtgatttaaaaaacaatttatctcTGTCACCTTTGTAGGATACGTAAGTGGTTACCAACTTCACCAGCTATAGTAAAAAgtctttcagatttttcatcACAATGGAGCATCATCAGCTTGACCTAATCTTCCAACTTTAGGTTTTCAAAGAGTCACCAATAACTCAAAACCtgggtgtcttttttttataattggAGCTCAGATATTCTGTTtcattaaaacaggaagtttcactattttaaaatgcatttttaacatactgtatattctaACTGATGATCTGAAAGATACTAACAGAAATGTACTTAAATGAAGGAGTTCTGATGGTTGTGGAAGTTCAAAATTtgaacagagaggaaaaaataacCCACACATGTGGCTTCAAGAGAcatatctttatttattcacccaaaacacaaacactcaaGTTAGCATTCAGCAGTTATACATCTTACAGACATGAGGAACTGTGCGGTCAGACTTTAATGGTTTATTCTTGATATTGGGAAGCAGTTTAGATTGACTTGTTGCTGTAAATGGCTATCAGACTGTTTTATTGAGCACCATGTTACCAAGCAGCATTGCCAGCGTCTTATCTGATTAATGAGCCGAGATTTTCACTGTCGCAACCAAAGAATTCACTTTTTACCTGTTGTGCTTTTATCTTCAGCAGGCTCGGGCTTGGCTGTTTTTCCTTCAACTTTCTCCTTTTTGGTATCATCTTTCTTTGGAGCAGCTTCTTTGACATCAGGTTTGTCCTCCTTCTTGGCATCAGCCTTCTCTGCCTTCTCTTCACTCTTTTTAGattcttttttctccttctcgTCACTCTTTTTAGATTCTcccttttcctctttctcttcaCTCTTTTTTGATTCTTCCTTCACCTCTTTCTCTTCACTCTCTTTAGATTCTCCCTTCTCTATTTCTTCATCTTTGACCTTttcatcttcatcctcagttgcttctgttttttcctcctcttgtgtttctgctttgacctctgcttctcctccttcaTCTTTCTCTTCCTTCTCTCCCTCAGCCTGTTCAACATCTTCCTTTTGCTCCTCTCCATCATCACCTGAAAAAACGCAtcaagttttcaaattattcatAGTCTCAATTATTGAGtttataaatattgaaaataaaagcactaaCCTTCTTCCTCTTTAgcctcttcatcttcctccttcccttcttcttctcctttctcctcctctcctccctcttctttctcctcctgctcctcttcctcttctttctgtTCCTCTCcaccctcctcttcttcctgcttctcctcctcttcttcctttaCTTCCTCAGcctcctcttcttctgcagGAGGGCTGGCCTCTGCTTGCTGGGCGTGGCTGGCAGAAATTATGCCCTCAGTAGTGCTGGAGCTGAGCAGGCGGGAGGTCATCAGATACGAGGTACCAGAGCTCAGACTAAAGAGCATGGGCCGGGCGAAGGAGGGTGTCGCCATACTGTGGCTGTAGAGGGAGGCCA contains:
- the nefma gene encoding neurofilament, medium polypeptide a; the encoded protein is MSYPVDTIGSPFRRVMDTRTTSYGYGRPSGTPSSGFRSQSWSRTSPGSTMTASYKRTVNAPAPRAYSSAVLSSADSVDYSQTSILNGDYKRSNEKEQLQGLNDRFVVYIDKVHYLEQQNKQIEAEIQALRQKQVSRNQLDDLYDQELKELRTVLEQIHRDKAQIQLDTEHIEEDIQRLRDRFEEEARIREETEAIIRVLKKDTGDSELVKSELDKKVQSLQDEIAFIRNNHEEEVGDLIDQIQASQVTVERKDLQKTDITEALREIRTELEGHSNQNLQQVESWFMCRYAKLTEAAEQNKDAIKSARDEIADYRRQLQAKTVELESVRGMKDSLERQLNDIEDRHNSDLASLQETIHQLDNELKSTKWEMARHLREYQDLLNVKMALDIEIAAYRKLLEGEETHFSSFPYRQAVTSSKISKPKSEASKLKVQHKFVEEIIEETRVEDDKVDIDEALAEIAQELSATPGEGGEEEEGEEEGGEEEQDAEEEAAEEEEVVAATKDKVTASAPSKDEDEEEKGDDEGEEGEGEGDEGEKEEEAGEGEDEEEKGGEAEEGNEEGGEGGEEEEVEETVLCSKAPESKASPDKEKGGEKEGSAGEEEEAGAEEEGAEKEEENEDDNASKSVDEKEEKDEAEKDKEEDEKEVKDEKADKTEKAVPKSEASKTEANKEEAPKPEGSKSPKSESPVAGSPKSESPKPGSPKSESPKPGSPKSESPKPGSPKSESPKPSSPKSESPKPGSPKSESPKPGSPKSESPKPGSPKSESPKPGSPKSESPKRESPKAESPKSASPKPESPKEISPKAESLKPSSPKSESPKSDTTKAEAPKEDKSEKKSDSTEDKKVEKKDVAMNGEVEKSSPEEKEKKDADVIANGVDESPVKEDGSQKVVITKTVETITTGEDGSKHVTKSITVTETVKEGEEVLQEKLVSTKKTEKQSTQSVKQVAEAE